CAGCGTAGCTGTTGCATATCAACCTAAGCTATGCACAGACACACACCACTGCCAGGCACGGAGAAAGCGGATGGACCTCTCAAGAGCTCTGCAATGGTGGGAGGAGTGGCAGCTGCGCGTCCTTGTCTTGGGCAGCCTCAGCGTACGTCCAGTGCCACCTCGCTTTCTTTGCTGGCTCCCGTAAGACCGACATCCGGCCCGTGTACAGGTTCTTCATCTGGTTGTCGTACGTAGGCGGAGACGCTGTAACGATCTACGCCCTCGCCACACTCTTCAATCGTGAGAAGAAGCGACAGTACCATTCTGCAAACGGCAGCAACGTCCTTGAGGTGCTATGGGTCCCTATCTTGCTCATGCACCTTGGTGGACAGATCAGCATATCCGCCTACAACATCGAAGACAACGAGCTATGGAGGCGTCATATTCTAACTGCAGTGGCTCAGGTCAGAAACAATCAGCAACTTCCTCTGTTCCATCACCTCCATGGATCCTGCTCGTTCCACCTTGAGTGCTATTAGCCATATTTTACTCAACAAGCACCACAAGAAGGAATGTACATTTGTACAACTCATGTTCACAAATGGCACGTCAACACTTCGAATTCCTCATCTCATTATAGTTCCCACCGTCAGCTATGATCTTATGTTTCCTTAGAACAACACTACTAACTTTCAACATATGTTGCAACGAGTTCACTTGCAAGAAGTTATGCAACCAACCCAAGACATCCGCATGTCGCATCTATAACGGATTTCTCACAAATGTATCCATATACTGATAGTGGTTTAAGTTACCTCGGAGTCACACGTTTCCTAGTTGACTAGTTCTAAATCCATTGCCATGATGAATTATGCTACTGACTAGTCCTGAATCTATCCCTGCTTTCAACATCATAGGATCTGAAGTTAGACACACGTAATCTAGCTGTAACCTAAAAATCTAAGATTATAGCTACCTAAATTTATAGCCTATAGAGTTAAACACTACCTATCTCAACCCTATTTTCTTACGTACCTAATACACAATTAATACACAGTACCTAATAAAATTTACACTGCTATATATCGCATCTACAAACTAATACACAGACTAATACAAAATTTACCTACTACACTAACTAACTAATAACCTACATTGACTAAATAATATTAATTCAATTTACCAATACTAACTAAGACTACATTAACCTAAGACTAACCGGCTACACTAACTAAATAATAACCTACATTAACTAACTATGTCTGCACATCGAACTAACTAACTTAAGAATTCCTAACTAAGACTAAATAATACACCAACAAATATTATTCTAATCTAAAATTACGTCGAACCTAAATAAATAAATACCTACAAATTGGGGGGCGTGTGTGGAGCCGCGTGAGGGCGCGATAGGCGGATGGTGGAGGCGCGCTCGCCGAGCACCTAGGCGCAGGCGTGACGGCCGGCAGCGATAGGGACGACGTAGGAAGGACGGCGGGCGGTGGGATGGCGGGGGAAGGAGGGCAGATGCCGGCGGGGGCGCAGGCCACGGCCAGTAAAATCAGCCGCGGTAGAACCGCGGGAAAGAAGCCGCCTGCTTGATAAAAAGCGACATGTCGCCCAATGGACAACCGACAGACCTGTCGGCTCCCTAAAAGGCCACAGCTCCCTAAAAAGGCAACAGGTTGCCCTATCGTGCCGACAATCTTGTGGTCTATTGCCTAGCTGACAAGCCCGCCTCGTAGCCGACAACGACACGGCACTGATAGGGTTGATTCGACCATGGTAGACCTGACAAACTTATTGTCGGCGGCTCAGTTGCCGACATGCTACTAGATTtacatttttttcttttttacacAATTTCTGCAATTAATTATTAAAATAATATTATTTAAACAAATCCAATTACTTAGTCCTACCATTATAAATTTAGAGAAACTAACTCAGGCTATATATCTCTGATGTCACGGTGCAGACAACATGTACTTGCTCGAAAAAAGTAACCAGCATATCAATTTTGTTATTATCAAACATACATAGGTCAACCTATTCAGCTAAATATATGTCAAACACACATACATGTGATGCAAAGGAGAAAAACTATGAATCAGGACGAAAAAATATATAATTGGTAAGTAAAGTGTACAACAGATAAACACAAGAAAGTATCAACATGAAcagatgagagagagagagagagcaaagATAAGAAATTTTGCCAAGGACCTCACATTTAGCGATGAATTACTAACATTTATGCCTCTTAGAATTACTAGCTCACACAGGAGCACGGGTTGATAGActaatttatatgcaaatttataTGATTgatttagattttttttttcataaTGACATGGTGAGTAATTTGGTGAATATTAGGGGATTGCTTTAAATTATTCTTTATAAAATGGCAGTGGTGCTAGTTTAGCTAACATTTTAGGGGCTATTTAGGTTATTTTTTCCTAATGACATGCACATGGGTGAGTAATTTTGAAGTATGCTATAAGCAATAATTATTGAGTTTATAAAAATCAATGGTATGTTTTGCTTTGTTACAAGAATTTTTAGGATTTGTCTATTTTTCTAACGAATCTCGTGGGCCTTAAAAGATGCTATAAAAGTAGTCATTAGTAACAATAATAAGAAACCAATGCCACAGGCACCTTTAGCTGTAACGTGTTTGAATGGATTCCTCCACTGTTGTCTCAGGTCACGGTGGCCCTCTACGTGTTTTGCAAATCATGGTCATCCTCAGCCGACGAGAGGTTATTACTTGCAGCAATTCTGCTTTTCATCCTTGGTGTTTTCAAATGCTTCAAGAAGCCCTTGGCTCTTAGGAGGGCTAGCTTTAATAGCATAGTCACCTCTTTCCATTCTACCCCACAGACCACAACTGAAAAGGGAGAAGTTGAGATTGAAAAGTACATCCAAGAAGCAAGGGATTTTGTGCGGCAACTCAACGAGCAAGATCCCCAAACATCTAACTCCAacagtctctctctctctccgagAAAATAACCACTTACGAACACAGGGAGCTGCTCTCTAAATCTGACAAGCTATTTGTGGACTATGCATATGCCTACCATGACCGTGTAACTAAGCTGAAATCCTTATGGTTGCTCGACAAGGAGAACACTTACGACGCTCTACGTGTAGGGCTCTCCAAAACTTTCAATCTTATTTACAGCAGGTTGTTCAAAGTGGATGATGGAAATAGAGCCGCACCCGGTTGTCGCAATCACTGCTCTTCCCTTGTACATTTGCTTAACCTACTATTGCCGATCGTGCCCATTGGCCTCTTCCACGGCAGCCACAAAGAAGCTTATAAGGGAAGTGACATCAAGATTACACTTTTATTACTGTACATCACATACTTGTTGGAGATTTCAGCCACACTTAGAACGGCATCCTTTTACACGGAATGGTCAGACAGGGTTGCCCAGCACAACCTTATAGCATTCTTAGCTTGTAACAGAAGGCACTCAAGGCTACTGGGCATCGCAGAATTCTTACAATGCAAAGGGTTGCTTGACACATATCTTTGCTTGGAGCCTTGCTACTCGTCCAAACACATCACAATGTTAGTTCGTAGCCATGTCAAAAGTGGATGGTTGAGTCGTATAGTAGATGTCGAGAGTTACTGGAGGTTCAGCGACAGCAGAGGCCACTGGGCACTCGAGCGCCATGGATGTGAAGGGATCCTTTGGAGTGCAGAGACGCCCTTCGATGAGAGCATCATTCTCTGGCATGTGGCCACGGATTTGTGCTTCTATAGTAAGGGCACATGTCCTGGTTCTGAATGTGCAAGGCTGTGCAGACAAATCTCCAACTACATGATGCATCTACTGTTTACTAATCCTGAGATGTTGTTGCCTGGCAGCAGAAGGAATTTGTCCGTAATTGCCTACCGTGAACTCGAGGCCATCCTCCAAGGCGATGATGCTACTACATCACTGTTAGACGAGCATCAGCTGACGCAAAAAATATTTAGTATGATGGAGTCTAGAAAAGGTTTTGTTCGCAAAGCCTGGGAGCTCGCTCAGGAGCTGGTGCAGATAGTGGATGAGAAGATGTGGCAAGTGGTCAAAGACGTATGGATCGAGATGCTCTGCTTTTCTGCTGGTAGATGCAGGGGTTATCTGCACGCCAAGAGCCTTGGCTACGGCGGGGAGTACCTCTCCTTTGTCACGCTCCTGATGTCGCACGCAGGACTGGAGACGTTTGCAGAGAGGCAGCAGAGGGTGCAGCTTCGGCTTGCAAAACAGGAGAGAGTGAGAATTGCAAAGGAAAGAATACAGGGAGCAGCAAGCAGTAACCAAGGTGGTACGGACCCATCGACTCCCCAGGGCATCAAGGAAGAAGAGAATGCTGCCACTCCACCATCAGCTTCCGAAGCCTGCAGTGGGCTAGCAGAGCAAGAAGAGCGCGCCCCTACTACATCGGCTTCACAGCACGGTGAATGTGTTGCCCCTGCCGTCGAGATCGTTGGCTCACCCTGAGAGCAAAGACTGCGCACCCTTCTCTGCATGCTGCTGCCCCAATAGCAGCTATGTAGTAATGTCTGTCCTGTGCTCAACAGAAGTTCACCTCACGCACGCTGGCTGCAGTGTGCATGCATGTGACGCTCCGTGTCTGGTCATTTTGTTTCAGATCTCAGTAGTAATTTTTTCTTTGAGTGAGCAGCCAGCACTGCTGTTCTAAGTAGTAGGTTCCAGTTTTGTGTATAATCAAATCAATCAGCTGGAGACTTCAGCTTAAGTGGACTCTCATCTCAAGTGTACTGCAATCGTCTTGGGCAGCCCGATGCTGTGTTCTTCAATTCGCCAGCAGCCGTAAAGTCCCATCTTGGGCCAGCAGCTCCACCTTGGGCCAGAATGTGCGGTGGAATGGAGGCCCAGAAGGAGAAAGGCTCAATGGTCTTGGAGAGGCGGTGCCAAACAGCCCACCAGAGAGCAGAAGCGTAGCACCATCGCAGGAAGTGTGAGCAGAACCGTCTGTACTTTTCGAGAACGACGATGGCCCCCACCagtcctcttttttttttttcctccctcctcttctgttcagctctctctctctctctctctctctctctctctgcctcTGCGGCTCTGCGTCTTATCTCTCCGCCCGCCTCTGCCTCTCCCGTGGCCTTCCTCTCCTGGCGGCGCCGACTGGGCGACCCGCGGCGCTCTTCGGCACCCCTTACCCGGCGACGGCCGCCCACCAGGtacgccccgccccgcccccttcccttccctcccCGCCGCGCCGAACCCTAAACCAAGCTATTTCCTCTGCTCATTCGGATCTGACCCCGTTACGAGTACGTAAACGTATCGCACCTACCACCTCCGATTCTCCTTGCAAAAGCCATCGTCGGGTGGTCCGCACCTGCGTGGTGGCATGCCGGTATTGGTTTAATTTGTGGGCTCTATTGAGCTCCCGTTAGTTCCTGGGTTCTGAATTGTATTGATTATTAGTGAAGTTGTTGGAGATAGTTTGTTGTGCGGCAGTCATCGGTTTAGTTGGTACCTGTGTTCTTGGAATGCCTAATGCAGCAAAACCCTTAACTCTGCCTTCTGTGATGTTGCAGCTGGTAGACTGAAGCCCTGCAGTTAACCCAGGAAACATTGAATGGCACTGGTACAGTTCAGCGGCGCCTTGGTTCCCCAGCTCGGTGAAAAGCCTCGGCTGCCACCCGCGTCGCCTGCGGTCGCAAGGGCTGCCTATGCTGCTGATGCAAGATTCCTGGCACCAAAAAATGGGTATGTCTGTGCACGATTGGGATATTATTTGTTTCTAGGTAGTATGTGATTCGCTTTAGGAGGTCCTTGGTGGAACCGGTAGCCGGTTTCAAACATTGTTGCCACTGCGGTTGGTTTCTAAGCTTCCACATTTATTATCAGTGCTTGTCATCTAATCAATTTTTCACATGGACTCGAAGTAGACCAAACAACCTTATGTGCCATGTAGTATGTACTGCGTTTTGGTGCCCAAGGCCTGAGCACACTCACAATGGGAAAAGGATACAAAATCACTGTCATCCTCTGTTCAATGTTTTCCCCTTGCTGCCTTGATAAATCTGTTTATCTCTAAACCGCCACTTTAATTTCTGTCAACAATGAACAAAAGAAATAGAGCTAGCTAATTAGTAAAATGTAACATACACCTAATAAGGTGGAGGGAATTAAGCAAGATGCACTTAGATATTTTCTCAAAAATCCTGCAGCATGTAACAACAAAATTTTATAAGAATGTTAAAAAATATATTCTACTAACCATGCACATAAATTTTCCCAGCAAACTGAGTTTGTTTTTACTGTCTCTGTTTGTGCAGTACAAGAGGCAGAGGTAAACACCTGGTGTCATCTAGTTATAGTTTGCATTCACAGACCTCGTCCGAACGACTAAACCATGTCCCATCATCAAGATTTCGCCAGAAAAGGGGTTCACGTTTCATTGTCAGAGCTGAAGCTGTGAGTGGCTATCCTTTTGTCTTTCTTCTTTGCTTATGTTATTGCTTAAAACTGTCTTCCGTACTGATATGGGTTTAAATATCCAAATGACAGGATTTCTATTCCGTACTTGGTGTCTCAAGAAATGCTAGTAAATCTGAAATCAAGAGTGGTTAGTATCTTGTATTTGGTTGCTCATGCTCTGAATGTTTTCACTTAATTCTTCTTTTGTTTGTTAGTTATGTATTAGAGGAATTTATTACCTGTTTTTTATTTGGTTTTAGTTATCCTGTAATATGTCATACAAATCCTTCCAATTGGCGCTTGTAACTTCCATTTTAATGTGGCTTCAATAATATAGTGCACTTATAAAAAAACCCAACACTTAATATATGTATCACTTGTAAACTACTTACTCTGTTCATAAATATATGACATTTTGGAAAAGACTCAGTCGAACTTTTGAAGCTTGGACTGCCAATCAATCTTAAAATGTTTATTGAGAACATAAAATGGCATGTGTGGATTTGTCTTCAAAGGCACTTTCATGTAAGTAAATAAGTATGCCTATGTGTAATCTAGGCGTAATTGAACTGTAGGGTTGTTTTCCTAGCACTCAGAAGTATAATGCAGTTCTTCAAAAGGCTGAATTGTTAGATGCAATTGCATGAACCCCACTTGAGGCCTAACTATGAGTTTACCTCCTCTATTTTCGGTTTGCACCATTGCCCCTgatttgtaaaaaaaaaataGTGGCACTGGTGCAAACATTTTGGAAACAGTAGGGGTAATGGTGCAAAATGAGAAAAGGAGGGGAAACTCGTAATAGGCCCCAAGTGGGGGCAACCATGCAAAATCTCTGAATTGTTACCATTTCATCTAATTTAAGATTATCGTAGCATGCAACATCCCTTTGATCATTTGAATCTACAAAATGTGATGTCCTTGGTGTCATTCACTGCATCTGATTAGCTGGTATTGTTAGCCTTTTATTACCTTTTTTATATGAAAATATCTACTATGTGGCTGACCATTAAGAAGTTTTTGTAATTTGAAAGCATCGTGGTCAGTAGTACCTGATACTAATAGATATACATGATGTTGTATTGTTTACGTTCTGTTTTGGTCCTTTTGTTTTCCAGCCTACCGGAAGCTTGCTAGGAGCTATCATCCTGATGTGAACAAGTAAGTTGGCTATCGCAATGCAAGAATCACTTTTCAGCTACAATAATCATTTTCTGGATTTCAGTTGCTTTTAGCCACCTGTACATGACTCATGATACCTATCTGTTTTGTACATTAGATCTCTTTCTCTTCTAGTTAGTCAAATAATAAAAGCACTAATTTCTTGTTTTGTTTTAGAGATCCTGGTGCTGAACAAAAGTTCAAGGATATCAGCAATGCTTATGAGGTCAGGCCCACTGGCCATACTCAACTCCCAAATTTCTGTTTTTGGTAGTAGGTTACACAGTTCTCTAAGCTTACATAGCAAAGATGGCTGTTGTAGGTTTTGTCTGATGATGAGAAGCGAGCAATCTATGATAAATATGGAGAAGCAGGTCTGAAGGGCGCTGGCATGGGAACAGGAGTAAGTGTTCCTACATGGTTTCTATATCAAATGTTTGACCAGCAGGATCATTGAATTGTTTTGACATATCAATTTTGTTTCCTGCAGGATTACTCAAACCCGTTCGATCTCTTTGAGTCACTGTTTGAAGGGTTTGGTGGAATGGGTGGAATGGGCGGCGGTCGTGCTGCTCGGAACAGACCAATGCAAGGTGATGATGAGACCTACAATCTGGTACTCAATTTCAAGGAAGCAGTGTTTGGTGTAGAGAAAGAGATTGAGATAACCAGACTGGAAGGATGTACTACCTGTGATGGAACTGGTGCCAAGCCAGGTACAAAGCCAACGACGTGTAAAACTTGTGGAGGTCAGGGGCAGGTGGTCTCCTCCACAAGAACACCACTTGGAATTTTCCAGCAAGTCTCCACCTGCAATACTTGTGGTGGCACTGGCGAATTCTCCACTCCTTGCAACACCTGTGGGGGTGATGGCCGAGTGCGAAGGACGAAGAGGATCAGTCTGAAGGTTCCTGCTGGAGTGGATTCTGGAAGCAGGCTGAGGGTCCGGTCTGAGGGTAATTCTGGCCGGAGAGGAGGCCCTCCTGGGGACCTTTATGTCTTCATTGATGTCCTCTCAGATCCTGTTCTTAAGAGAGATGGGACAAACATTCTCTACACATGCAAGGTTTCTTACATTGATGCAATCCTTGGGACAACCGTCAAAGTCCCCACTGTTGATGGAATGGTTGACCTTAAGATACCCTCAGGGACTCAGCCGGGCACAACTCTGGTGATGTCCAAGAAAGGTGTTCCCCTTCTTGGGAAGTCAAATGCTCGTGGAGACCAGCTGGTGCGAGTCCAGGTTGAGATTCCGAAACGTCTGAGCAGTGATGAGAGGAAGCTGATTGAGGAGCTTGCAGACCTAAACAAAGCTCAAACAGCCAATAGCAGGAGATGATTATTTCACAAGGCTTGGTAGGACACCCTGCTTGTGCGATAGGCAATTTTGATGCAAACTGCAGTGATGAAAATTGAGTTGGTAGTGGTAAACACTTCTGCAAACTACATACAGCATGGGGTGCACTGGAGCAAAATGTGTCATGCCATATATGTAACCTCATCTTTAAGCTATTGAAAGTTTTGAGTCACTGCAAGCAAAACACCAAATGAACTGGATGTTTTGCAATAGCTCTAGGCAAGTTTATTAGCCATTTTTTATTATACGGCTTTTGCATTCTTGAAAGTCTTAGGCTAAATCTCTGATGGTGGGAACAGGCATAAGCTTAATGTTTCTTGCAGAAATGCTGCACCATTCCTGGTGTTTGTAAGCTGTAGCATGGAAATGTAACTGTAGTTTTTACGATTTATGATGCGTTGGGTATTTATTGGTTTGCTTTTCAACTATGTTATCTAGATAATAAATATTGCCAATGCCAAGCCAGAAGCTTGTTGGAAGTTGAAATAAATCTGGTGCAGAGCAGGTAGATTCTGCCCTAGGCAGCTGTTGCGGCTGATACACGCAGGATGCGGCTGCCGATCGGCTGCTGACTGCCCTGCAGCAGCAGGAGCTGCAGCCCAGCCATTCACTGGCCAGCCGAACAGCGTGAATCTGTTTGTGGGTGGAACTGTGGGAGTAGTTTGCTtgggacttaaatgtgatattgTTCTTGTTTGGGGGGTTTTAGTAAACAAAATAGTTGAATATTCTGACATGTACCCCTTTCAGCCTTTCTGTACCAACTGGCATAAATCCAATGTTCTAGGTCCTTGACCTGCCTCGCGGCTTGCCACCCATAAAATGAAACGCTAGAACTTTATAGAAGAAAGTACTGGAGGAAACCATGGTCCATTATGCAGTGGGGTAACGTTCTATCTGCAGGCAGAACTTCTATCATAACCTTTCTTAATTGCAGATTAGTAAAATTTGCCCAAAACAGTAActgaaaaaaaattaaattttcaaTTTCCAGTTAATAATCTATTCATACTGCCGTATGACAGTATATCCATATGTAAAAGTTGATGCGTTTTATACCAATAGTCGAAGATTTAGAGCCTGATTG
The Panicum hallii strain FIL2 chromosome 6, PHallii_v3.1, whole genome shotgun sequence genome window above contains:
- the LOC112897005 gene encoding chaperone protein dnaJ A7A, chloroplastic gives rise to the protein MALVQFSGALVPQLGEKPRLPPASPAVARAAYAADARFLAPKNGTRGRGKHLVSSSYSLHSQTSSERLNHVPSSRFRQKRGSRFIVRAEADFYSVLGVSRNASKSEIKSAYRKLARSYHPDVNKDPGAEQKFKDISNAYEVLSDDEKRAIYDKYGEAGLKGAGMGTGDYSNPFDLFESLFEGFGGMGGMGGGRAARNRPMQGDDETYNLVLNFKEAVFGVEKEIEITRLEGCTTCDGTGAKPGTKPTTCKTCGGQGQVVSSTRTPLGIFQQVSTCNTCGGTGEFSTPCNTCGGDGRVRRTKRISLKVPAGVDSGSRLRVRSEGNSGRRGGPPGDLYVFIDVLSDPVLKRDGTNILYTCKVSYIDAILGTTVKVPTVDGMVDLKIPSGTQPGTTLVMSKKGVPLLGKSNARGDQLVRVQVEIPKRLSSDERKLIEELADLNKAQTANSRR